The genomic DNA AACGATAGATGGAGATCTGGACGGGTCCAAAAGCAAACGTAGACTGAAACCAGCGAAGAGAAATGATGGCCAGCTATGCCgcaaaacagcaaagagagagccaaagagagcCCAAGAGAGAGATCTTGCGAGTGATTcgattttatttctgttttgatGTGGGGATCGTGGGtggtgcttttttttggtttttggttgctAGCAGAAATGCGAAATAGCTGAAATATTTGTGGGCTATTTGGTTGCCTTCAGCTTGAGTGGCGCCCGCCGCTTCATGCTGCGGCCAAAGTAGCAGCCACAGTTGCCGCAGTAATGACTCCGATCCGTCTGCTTGCAGGGCACATAGTagttgaagcagcagcaacagcagcaggtccTGCAATAAAAGGATTCAAGATTAACTCGCATGAATAGCTGAGCTGTCTGAAACCTACACGAAGAGACAGCCGAATATGCGATTGAGCTCGCTGGCCCACCACTTGAGATCGTTCTGCACCACACTCTGATCCTGGACACCGCAGGCGGGACACTTAATGGCCACCGACTCGTGGGGCAGATTGAGAAAGGTGCCCGCCAGGGGTGTGGCGAAGTTATCATAGATCTTGCGCTCCTTCCGATCCTCCAGTGCCTTGGCGGCCGCCGCCTCGGCCACCTGCGCCGTTTCCGTCTCTGTCAGTGGCGTCGACATCGTTGGGTTGGTCCGTACTCGCAGtcgaaactgaaaccgattCGTGGCCCCAGCGATCGGACAACCTGTTCGGTGTggccaacacaaaaagagagacgaACGCGAAGAGAGCCAGCGAATGgagggaaaagagagagagagagagcgagccgCTAGATGATTTATTTGAACTTTTCTTTAATTGAGTTAGATGCGTAATAGAATTAGAtgtgaaaatatttggcattaattccattttaattggtCCAGCGACTACTTGGCCTTGCGCTGGATCCCCACCTTGCCGCCGCAGTGGCTGCAGTAGACGCCTTTGGTGGTCCACTCCCGGTTGCAGCCGCACCAGGTGCACACGCAGCAGATCCAGAAGAGCGGGAAGATGCTGCAACACAAAAGGGTGGAGTGGCAGATGGGAAATGTATCATGGGGGGGGACCCCTCATCCTCACCAGGAGAGCAGGCTGAGGCAGCAACTGGCATCCTTGCAACTGGCCGCCCGCATCACGGCCGCCTCGCTCCTCTCGCGGCACAGCGGACACAGCAGCTTGTAGGTGGAGGGGCCGACGGCATAGTACCGCAAGCGAGGCTGCTGGACTGCAGGCGGAGCAGCTGCCTCCAGCTGGGAGAGCACTGTGACCTTCTCGCAGCTCTGATCATCAATGTACGGCACCAGGGAGGCCTGATGACCCTCCACTACCACGTGGGCAATGACATTACCGGCCCGCTCCTCACCCGTGcgcgcaggcagcagcctgACTTTCAATCTCTCCACTGGCTGGTATTGCTGTTCCATTGTAACTGTTTGGGCCAGAGGCCGACCATCGATTGCTGACCTccgccagagcagagcaacgaCATCCAGCGGAGCGTTCGTCGGAGTCGCATGTGCCTTAAGAGAGCAGCTGTGAGAAAAGCTTAAGAGCGGcggtacagagagagagagagcgggagcgagcAACGTagttcatatatgtatgtgcacatGTGTGCTCCGTGATGCTATGATGTCATCGGCAGTCGCGCAGAACCAGATCTGAATAGGCgcattcttttgtttttccaataAGTGGAGCAATTTGTCGGATAAACATATTGCATATTTCATCAGCAGCCATCTTTCTACGCACTGGAAAAAAGGgcatagaaaaataattaatatgtTCGTTTTCTTAGAGTGGGTGGAAGACTTTTGCAATTCAGTGTTTATTGCTAACTGAGCGTCTGTTTTCGAGAGCGATTTCGTTTAACTGTTGTTTTGattcgctttgtttttgtcgctCCGCTTGCTGgcgttgctctgctctggaaCTGGAACAGGAGATTAAGGAGAGAGTGCAGGTCAGGCTGTTACCTGCGC from Drosophila subobscura isolate 14011-0131.10 chromosome E, UCBerk_Dsub_1.0, whole genome shotgun sequence includes the following:
- the LOC117890840 gene encoding uncharacterized protein LOC117890840, with translation MSTPLTETETAQVAEAAAAKALEDRKERKIYDNFATPLAGTFLNLPHESVAIKCPACGVQDQSVVQNDLKWWASELNRIFGCLFVTCCCCCCFNYYVPCKQTDRSHYCGNCGCYFGRSMKRRAPLKLKATK
- the LOC117890839 gene encoding uncharacterized protein LOC117890839 — protein: MEQQYQPVERLKVRLLPARTGEERAGNVIAHVVVEGHQASLVPYIDDQSCEKVTVLSQLEAAAPPAVQQPRLRYYAVGPSTYKLLCPLCRERSEAAVMRAASCKDASCCLSLLSCIFPLFWICCVCTWCGCNREWTTKGVYCSHCGGKVGIQRKAK